A genomic stretch from Microplitis mediator isolate UGA2020A chromosome 10, iyMicMedi2.1, whole genome shotgun sequence includes:
- the LOC130675769 gene encoding uncharacterized protein LOC130675769 has product MPQQKAIPEQRIRSKNEEILIEMEVNKLLNKKAIEKCDAVEGQFISTYFLVKKPDGSHRFILNLKNLNKFIAAPHFKMEDIRTVKNLLMLNDFMASIDLKDAYLLVPVAESSRKYLRFIFQGQIYQFTCLPFGLSISPYIFTKLMKPIVNFLREKGFLLAIYLDDIIFIAKSYNICREKVLWARNFLQKLGFVINDEKSSLVPAQKCKFLGFIVNSVDCTIELTDAKKEHIKNLVAEFKIGTICKIREFATLLGTLNAACPAVAYGLSHCKKLERQKFLDLIVNDGDYDGKMVIKSYLERDLIWWKINSQIGKNPIRTAEYSIEISSDASLTGWGAFCNGKSAHGWWNADQRRYNINFLELLAAFHALKSFASKLNNCEILLRIDNTTAIAYINRAGSVQYPKLSNLAQEIWDWCEHRKIWIFASYISSKENFHADAASRITNIDTEWELANEVFDSVVKKFGPFTIDLFATYENRKVKKFCSRFPNPESFKVDAFTISWKNERVYAFPPFALITAVIKKFITDKAEGVIVAPDWPTQPWYPLLNSLLREPPIVFKPNKHLLLSPCRTKTHPLASRLSLVVAYLSGKNI; this is encoded by the coding sequence ATGCCACAGCAAAAGGCTATTCCTGAGCAGCGAATTAGGTCAAAAAATGaggaaattttaattgaaatggaGGTAAACAAACTTCTCAATAAAAAAGCTATAGAAAAATGCGACGCTGTCGAAGGTCAAtttatttcaacttattttttggttaaaaagCCGGATGGTTCTCATAGgtttatattgaatttaaaaaatttaaataagtttattgCAGCCCCTCATTTTAAGATGGAAGACATCAGAACTGTAAAAAATCTTCTGATGTTAAATGATTTTATGGCATCTATAGATCTTAAAGATGCCTACCTTCTCGTACCAGTGGCAGAGAGTAGTAGAAAATACTTGAGGTTTATTTTCCAGGGTCAGATCTATCAGTTCACGTGCCTCCCGTTTGGTTTGTCTATAAGCCCTTACATTTTCACCAAGTTGATGAAgccgatagtaaattttctgaGAGAGAAGGGTTTCTTGCTAGCAATTTATCTTGATGACATAATTTTCATAGCGAAATCTTATAATATCTGTCGGGAGAAAGTTTTATGGGCAaggaattttttacaaaagctTGGGTTTGTCATCAATGATGAGAAGAGTAGCCTAGTTCCTGCTCAAAAATGCAAATTCCTTGGTTTTATAGTAAATTCAGTTGACTGTACTATCGAGCTAACAGATGCCAAAAAAGAGCACATTAAAAATCTTGTTGCTGAATTTAAAATAGGAACGATATGTAAAATTAGAGAATTTGCTACGTTGTTAGGTACGCTAAACGCTGCCTGTCCAGCAGTCGCTTACGGATTGTCCCACTGTAAGAAATTAGAACGTCAAAAGTTCCTAGATTTAATAGTTAATGATGGAGACTACGATGGTAAGATGGTGATTAAATCCTATCTGGAAAGGGATCTAATCTGGTGGAAGATTAATAGTCAAATTGGAAAAAATCCGATAAGAACAGCAGAATATAGTATCGAGATTTCTTCAGACGCCTCCTTGACAGGGTGGGGGGCTTTCTGCAATGGTAAATCAGCCCATGGCTGGTGGAATGCCGATCAGCGTAGatacaatataaatttccTGGAGCTTTTAGCAGCTTTTCATGCTCTCAAATCATTTGCGAGTAAATTAAACAACTGTGAGATACTCCTAAGAATAGACAACACCACAGCTATAGCTTATATCAACAGAGCAGGCAGTGTCCAGTATCCGAAGCTGAGTAATCTAGCACAGGAAATTTGGGATTGGTGTGAGCATAGGAAGATTTGGATCTTCGCAAGTTATATTTcatcaaaagaaaatttccatGCCGATGCAGCTTCCAGAATTACTAACATAGACACGGAGTGGGAGTTAgccaatgaggtttttgactCAGTGGTTAAAAAATTTGGCCCTTTCACTATAGATTTATTTGCAACATATGAGAACCGgaaggttaaaaaattttgctctAGATTCCCTAACCCGGAATCTTTTAAAGTAGATGCATTCACAATTTCCTGGAAAAATGAAAGAGTGTATGCCTTTCCACCATTCGCTTTAATCACTGCAGtgattaagaaatttattactgACAAAGCCGAGGGGGTAATAGTAGCACCAGACTGGCCCACTCAGCCGTGGTATCCTTTGCTTAATTCGTTGCTCAGAGAACCACCTATTGTTTTCAAACCTAATaagcatttattattatctccCTGTAGGACCAAAACGCATCCGCTGGCGAGCAGGCTTTCCCTGGTAGTGGCGTACTTATCAGGCAAAAATATCTGA